In Beijerinckiaceae bacterium, the sequence TACGCTCGACGAAAAGGACGAAGCAAGATTGGTGAGCGAACTTATGGAAATCCCCGGCTCGGTTTCGCAGGCTCTCAAATGCGAAAGCGGCGTGGAAAGTCTGTCGCGCGAAATCGCCAAGGTCCGGGACGTCCTTTATCTCGGACGCGGCACATCCTATCCGCTGGCGCTGGAAGGTGCGCTGAAACTTAAGGAAATTTCCTATATTCACGCTGAGGGCTATGCGGCGGGCGAACTGAAACACGGACCGATCGCGCTGATCGACGAGGACATGCCGGTCATCGTCATTGCCCCAAAAGATGCCGTGCAGGAAAAAACCATCTCGAACATGCAGGAAGTCGCCGCTCGCGGCGGCAGGCTGATTTTGATTGGTGACAGCGAATTAGCGCGTGATTTTGCGAGCGAGGCGGCCGCCACCATTGTCATGCAAAATGTCAGACCGGATTTTGCGGCGATGGTCTATGCCGTGCCGATCCAGTTGATCGCCTATCATACTGCCGTCGTCATGGGGAAGGATGCCGACCAGCCGCGCAATCTCGCAAAAAGCGTCACCGTGGAATAAGAATCCTTCCGCCGTCACATGAGCGGATGGCAGCCCGCCGCGACGATGCACCGTTTCGCGGCGGTTGTGGAAAAGATCACCCCACGAGCCGCGCCGTGACCATGCAATAGAGCATTGGCAGCGACAGGACGAAATTGGTGCGCGAGGTGAGCATCGCGATCCGCGCGGCCTTCGCCTTTTCGAGGTCGTCCACCGGCACGAGGCCCAAAGCTTTCTTTTGGTTCGGCCAGATGATGAACCAGACATTGAAAGCCATGATAAGGCCGAGGATCGCGCCGGTGAGAATGGTCAAATTCATGACCGCCGATCCGCTCGAAAAGACGATGAGCCCTGTCACCACGGTCGCAAGCGCCGACCAGCGGAACCAGAACAGCGCCTCCGGCGCGATATATTTGCCGATGCCGGGTTTCAGTTCGGCGGGAATCTTCGGCATGGTGGGGATTTGCACGAGGTTGAAGTAATAGAGAAGTCCGATCCAGGTGATGCCGGATACGACATGCAGGAAGGTAAAGAACGGTCCGAAATAACCGCCGCCGCCAATGTCTGCATAATGATAGAAAAGTAGAACCAGAAACACGAGGCCGGCGCCAAGGCCCAGCGCATAATTTAGTTTTTCGAGAAACTTGAGTTTTTCGACGATTTTGGAGAATCTTTCTGAGGTCTCGATCATCTTGGAGAGTTTTTCAACGATTTCGGAAAGACTTTCTAGGATCCCAGCCATAGCAACCTCCTGACCCGCATTATTGACGCAAGTTCCCGAGCCCAAGCTCCCAACCCCAAGAACCCGCAGATCGACCCCCCAAGCGCGATGCCCGCGAATCGGCGAATAACTTAAAACTATTGCAGCGGTGTTGCCAGCACCGACGGGCTATTCCCTGGTGGAAAGGGAACCTCAGGCGGCGGCTTTGATCGCCTGAGCCGTTTTTGCGATGATCTCGTCGATCTGTGCCTCGCTGACGATCAGGGGCGGTGTCAGGATCAGCGTATCGCCGGCGATGCGGACCAGAAGATTGAAATCATGGAAGGCGTAATCCATGATTTCGAAGCCGCGTTTGCCCGGCGCGCCCGGCCTTCCGGCAAGGTCGATCGCGGCCGTTAGTCCCGCATTGCGAATGTCGAGCACGTTGGGATAGCCCCGTAAACTATGCACCGCCTCGGTCCATAGTGGTTCCAGCCGCAGAGCCCGCGCGAAGAGATCTTCCTCAAGATAGAGATCGAGAGTGGCGAGAGCGGCGGCGCAGGCCAGCGGATGCGCGGAACAAGTATAGCCGTGGCAAAGTTCGATCGCATGATCGGGACCCTTCATGAAGGTCTCGTAGATCTCCCTGCGGACAATCACGCCGCCCATCGGAACCGTGCCGGATGTAATGCCTTTCGCAAAGGTGATCATGTCCGGAAGCACGCCATAGCGCTCGGCCGCAAAGGCATGGCCGAGACGGCCGAAGCCGGAGATGACTTCGTCGAAAATCAGCAGAATGTCATATTTGTCACAGATAAATCTGAGCCGCTCCAAATAGAATTTGGGCGGTGGAAGAACCCCGGTCGATCCCGCCATGGGCTCGACAATAACGGCGGCGATCGTCGAGGCGTCATGCAGGCTGACGATTCTTTCGAGTTCGTCGGCGAGATGCGCTCCCCATTCCGGCTCGCCCTTGGTGAAGGCCTGCTTGTCGCGATTATAGGTCGAAGGAAGATGATCGACGCCGGCGAAAACGCTGCCGAAGATTTTCCGATTCGCGGCAATGCCGCCGACCGCCATGCCGCCAAAGCCGGTGCCGTGATAGCCGCGTTCGCGTCCGATCAGCCTTTGGCGGGCACCTTCGCCGCGGATGTTATGATAGGCGAGTGCGATTTTCAGCGCGGTATCGACCGCCTCCGACCCGGAGTTGGTGAAGAAGACCTGGGTAAGATCGCCAGGTGCGAGCGCCGCAATCCGGCTCGCCAGAACGAAAGCTTTCGGATGCCCGAATTGAAACGGAGGCGCGAAATCGAGTTCGCCCGCTTGCCCTCTTATGGCTTCGACAATCGTGGCGCGGCAATGTCCGGCGTTGGCGCACCAAAGACCCGCGGTGCCATCGAGAATGGCGCGCCCGTCTGGCGTGAAGTAATGCATGTCCTTGGCATAGGCGAGAAGACGCGGCCGCCGTTTGAACGCCCGGTTGGCGGTAAAAGGCATCCAATAGGCATCTAGGTCTCTTTGGGATTTTACCTCGTTCGCTACGATGGAAGTCATGGGAGCCCCGGCAGGATCGCCTGAAGTGGAGTGGAGAAGGAGGGAGTGGAATAAGCGGAGCGATGGTGTTCGCCGATGGGTCGGCGCTGGTCCAACACGATGCAAAGGCCATGCTGGCCTCGTGCATGGGGATCACTTCTTTTATAGCTCGTTCCGGTATCTGCGCGCTACTATAAAGCTTCACGATTCATTGTCTGATGCGAATAAACCACCGCTGGCCGTCCACCCAAAAATTCGAATCGAGGAGAGAATGTATTTTGCAGTCGTGGCGCTCGCGGCCTTCGCGGCGGGCTTCATCAACGCCGTTGCGGGGGGAGGATCGTTTCTTACCTTTCCGGCGCTGATTGCCGTGGGGCTGCCGCCGATCGACGCCAATGCCTCGAGCACCGTTGCGCTCTTCCCAGGCCAGATCGCGACGGCTTACGTCGCACGCGACGGCCTCGTGGCTGCCGCCGAAGATAGCCGCGTCAATGTACGAGGACTGGCGGCGATCAGTTTAGTCGGCGGGTTCGTCGGCGGACTCCTGCTCCTCATTACGCCGCAGTCCGTCTTCAGCCGAATCGTTCCCTGGCTGATTCTGATGGCGACCGCGATCTTCGCGGGCGGCAACTTTCTGCGCATCGACGAACGGAAATTCAAATTGAGCCGCTCCGGCGTTTTGATCGCCCAGGGGTTCGTCGCCGTCTACGGGGGTTATTTCGGGGGCGGCATCGGAATCCTAATGCTCGCGGCTCTGACGCTCTATGGGCTGCGTGACATTTGGCTGATGAACAGCCTGAAGATTTTGCTCGCCGTGCTTATGAATTCAGCAGCGGTTGTTACTTTCGTCGTCGCCGGTCTTATTCACTGGCAATGGACAATCATTGTGGCCATTGGCGCCATAGCCGGGGGCTATGCGGGGCTGCACGCGGCGCGGGTCGTTCCGCCGACCGTCGTCAAAACATTCGTCGTGGTGGTGGGCCTGGTGCTCACGGTCTATTTCTTCCTGAAACCCGCTTGAGCAAACCACGTTTCCGTCAAGAAAGGATGCCCTTCATGCGTTCAATGCGGCAAGTTCACTTTGACGGAGCTGGCGGCCCCGATGTGATCCGGATCGGCGAAGCGCCCGTGCCGACGCCTGGTCCCGGCCAGGTCTTGATCGAGGTGGCGGCCGCTGGCGTCAATCGGCCCGATTGCCTTCAGCGCGGGGGCTCCTATCCGCCGCCGCCCGGAGAAAGCAACATCCCGGGCCTCGAAGTGGCGGGGCGGGTGGTTGCCTTGGGCGAAGGCGTGACCGTGCCGGCGGTGGGCGAAGAGGTTTGCGCACTCGTTGGCTCTGGCGGCTATGCCGACTACGTGCTTGCTTATGCGCCGCTCTGCTTGCCGGTGCCGAAGGCGTTGGGGGTCGCGGAGGCGGCCGGTCTCCCCGAAAATTACTTCACGGTTTTTGACAATGTCTTTACGCGCGGCCGGCTTGCGGTCGGCGAGACCTTGCTCGTCCACGGCGGATCGAGCGGTATCGGCTCGACTGCCATCCAGCTGGCGAAGCAAATGGGCGCAATCGTCATCGCCACCGCGGGTTCGAGCGACAAATGCGCTTTCTGCAAGACGCTTGGGGCCGATCACGCGATCAATTACAAGATCGAGGATTTTGTCGAGGAGGTAAAGAGGATCACCGAAAAACGCGGCGTCGATGTCGTGCTCGACATGGTGGGCGGGAGTTATGTGAAAAAGAACATTTCCGTGATGGCGCTGGAAGCGCGCCTCGTTCAGATTGGATTTCTCCAATCGTCGACGGTCGCGGATTTCAGTTTGCTTCCAGTCATGCTGCGGCGCCTGACCATTACCGGCTCGACCTTGCGCGCGCGGACAGTGCAACAAAAAGCGGAGATCGCTGCCGCGTTGCTCGAAAAAGTCTGGCCGCTGCTTGAAAAGGGTGTGGTCAAACCTGCGATCCATGCAACCTTCCCGCTGGAGCAGGCTCGCGCCGCGCATGCGATGATGGAGTCCTCCTCGCATCTAGGAAAAATACTCCTGGTGACCGGCAAATAGGAGTGTTGATGAGGCGGTTATTTCGACCTCGCCCCGTCGTCCTTGGCAAGTCTACCCCACTCATCAAAGCCTTCAGGCGCATTTCGGGATCTGAAGGCCGCCGGACCATTGCAGTCAACCTTCGCTCAAGCGCAGAAGTCTGGTCTTGCGGTGAGAAAAACGTTGCAGCCAATGCCAGAGGAAGGATTTCAGCCAGTAGCGTTGGGGCTCGATGAAAACGCCGACAGCGACAGAGAGTGCGATTGCGATGGCGATGACGCCCGCCGTTTTGATGAGACCGTCCGGCTGGTTATGAAGAATGGCCGCTACCATCATTTCGATCGGCTGGTGAAGAAGGTAAATCGACAAAGTATAGGCCGCTCCGACACGAATGAATCGAGCGATCGGAGCGAGCAGTAGTTGCAACTCATCTGCGAGTGCCATGGCCCCGGCAAGGTGGGCCGCGATCAGAATTCCGACGAGATTCTCCCAAAGGAAGGATTTTGAGAACTTCAACGAAAATTCGAAAAAATGCGGGTCAAAGAAATTTTGCGCCGTGTTGAGCAGGAAGAGCTCGGTGTGAAGCGCCTTGAGGATAATAATGATGAGAGGACATGCCGCGAATAAAATGAAGCCGGCCGAGCGGCCGAGAGCGATTTTTTTGCGCGCCGCGTAGAGCCAGGCTCCAAGAAGCCAAGCCGGAAACAGGAGAAGTA encodes:
- a CDS encoding aspartate aminotransferase family protein (catalyzes the formation of pyruvate and beta-alanine from L-alanine and 3-oxopropanoate); the encoded protein is MTSIVANEVKSQRDLDAYWMPFTANRAFKRRPRLLAYAKDMHYFTPDGRAILDGTAGLWCANAGHCRATIVEAIRGQAGELDFAPPFQFGHPKAFVLASRIAALAPGDLTQVFFTNSGSEAVDTALKIALAYHNIRGEGARQRLIGRERGYHGTGFGGMAVGGIAANRKIFGSVFAGVDHLPSTYNRDKQAFTKGEPEWGAHLADELERIVSLHDASTIAAVIVEPMAGSTGVLPPPKFYLERLRFICDKYDILLIFDEVISGFGRLGHAFAAERYGVLPDMITFAKGITSGTVPMGGVIVRREIYETFMKGPDHAIELCHGYTCSAHPLACAAALATLDLYLEEDLFARALRLEPLWTEAVHSLRGYPNVLDIRNAGLTAAIDLAGRPGAPGKRGFEIMDYAFHDFNLLVRIAGDTLILTPPLIVSEAQIDEIIAKTAQAIKAAA
- a CDS encoding NAD(P)H-quinone oxidoreductase, yielding MPFMRSMRQVHFDGAGGPDVIRIGEAPVPTPGPGQVLIEVAAAGVNRPDCLQRGGSYPPPPGESNIPGLEVAGRVVALGEGVTVPAVGEEVCALVGSGGYADYVLAYAPLCLPVPKALGVAEAAGLPENYFTVFDNVFTRGRLAVGETLLVHGGSSGIGSTAIQLAKQMGAIVIATAGSSDKCAFCKTLGADHAINYKIEDFVEEVKRITEKRGVDVVLDMVGGSYVKKNISVMALEARLVQIGFLQSSTVADFSLLPVMLRRLTITGSTLRARTVQQKAEIAAALLEKVWPLLEKGVVKPAIHATFPLEQARAAHAMMESSSHLGKILLVTGK